From a single Kitasatospora azatica KCTC 9699 genomic region:
- a CDS encoding S16 family serine protease, producing MPADQRLRSWLTPHRRALLLCALVLATLFAVAGRAPLPFTKETPGDTADALGSFEGHQVVTITGAPVRQTSGALRVTTILATGPGESISLRQAVQGWFDPKAAVLPRDAVYPQGNPTKANQQNQQQMTQAQDSATTVALNYLHLSPDQVKVTIDLGDVGGPSGGQMLSLAIIDKLAGDGKGGDLTGGRNIAGTGTIDDSGTIGAVGGVALKTQAAARDGATVFLVPRGECSEAKVNTPAQLQLIPVNTLTDALSSLNALRGGQPVPSC from the coding sequence GTGCCCGCTGACCAGAGGCTGCGCTCCTGGCTGACCCCGCACCGCCGTGCACTGCTGCTCTGCGCCCTGGTGCTGGCGACGCTCTTCGCCGTGGCGGGGCGGGCGCCGCTGCCGTTCACCAAGGAGACGCCCGGGGACACCGCCGACGCCCTGGGCAGTTTCGAGGGCCACCAGGTGGTCACCATCACCGGCGCCCCGGTGCGGCAGACCAGCGGCGCGCTGCGGGTCACCACCATCCTGGCCACCGGCCCCGGCGAGTCGATCAGCCTGCGGCAGGCGGTGCAGGGCTGGTTCGACCCGAAGGCGGCGGTGCTGCCCCGGGACGCCGTCTACCCGCAGGGCAACCCGACCAAGGCCAACCAGCAGAACCAGCAGCAGATGACCCAGGCCCAGGACAGCGCCACCACGGTCGCACTGAACTACCTGCACCTGTCGCCGGACCAGGTCAAGGTCACGATCGACCTCGGCGACGTCGGCGGCCCCAGCGGCGGCCAGATGCTCAGCCTGGCGATCATCGACAAGCTGGCCGGCGACGGCAAGGGCGGCGACCTCACCGGTGGGCGCAACATCGCGGGCACCGGCACCATCGACGACAGCGGCACCATCGGCGCGGTCGGCGGAGTGGCGCTGAAGACCCAGGCGGCGGCGCGGGACGGGGCCACCGTCTTCCTGGTGCCGCGCGGGGAGTGCTCGGAGGCGAAGGTGAACACTCCGGCCCAGTTGCAGCTGATCCCGGTCAACACGCTGACCGACGCGCTGAGTTCGCTCAACGCGCTGCGCGGCGGCCAGCCGGTGCCCAGCTGCTGA
- a CDS encoding Lrp/AsnC family transcriptional regulator produces the protein MLNSPIDALDGRLIALLTAEPRLGVLECSRRLQVARGTVQARLDRLQARGVIGGFGPEIEPAALGYPVTAFATLEISQGQGADVRAHLAGVPEVLELHTITGQGDMLCRIVARSNADLQRVIDRVVGFDGIVRAATAIALENPVRYRVLPLVAQAAGEQ, from the coding sequence ATGCTGAACTCCCCCATCGACGCCTTGGACGGCCGGCTGATCGCGCTGCTGACGGCGGAGCCCCGGCTCGGGGTGCTGGAGTGCTCACGCCGGCTGCAGGTGGCCCGCGGCACGGTGCAGGCGCGGCTGGACCGGCTGCAGGCGCGCGGGGTGATCGGCGGCTTCGGTCCGGAGATCGAGCCGGCCGCCCTCGGCTACCCGGTGACGGCCTTCGCGACCCTGGAGATCTCGCAGGGCCAGGGGGCCGATGTGCGGGCCCATCTGGCGGGGGTCCCGGAGGTGCTGGAGCTGCACACCATCACCGGCCAGGGCGACATGCTCTGCCGGATCGTGGCCCGCTCCAACGCCGACCTGCAGCGGGTGATCGACCGGGTGGTCGGCTTCGACGGGATCGTCCGGGCCGCGACCGCGATCGCCCTGGAGAATCCGGTGCGCTACCGGGTGCTGCCGCTGGTGGCCCAGGCCGCGGGCGAGCAGTAG
- a CDS encoding SsgA family sporulation/cell division regulator, whose amino-acid sequence MRNAAVEHVVNARLILSSQCSTGLRVALRYRAEDPLAVRMVFPAEYSLDEQPAPTGGSEVVWVFARQLLASGLDLPAGVGDVHIRPSRGPHTMVELRAPEGVALLRFEDGDLRRFLWASWLTVPEGEEHRHLDPDRALAELLGR is encoded by the coding sequence ATGCGCAACGCCGCCGTCGAGCACGTCGTGAACGCCCGACTGATCCTGTCCAGCCAGTGCTCCACCGGCCTGCGGGTGGCGCTGCGGTACCGGGCCGAGGACCCGCTGGCGGTGCGGATGGTCTTCCCCGCCGAGTACTCGCTGGACGAGCAGCCGGCCCCGACCGGCGGCTCCGAGGTGGTCTGGGTCTTCGCCCGGCAGCTGCTGGCGAGCGGGCTGGACCTGCCGGCCGGGGTGGGGGACGTGCACATCCGGCCGTCCCGGGGGCCGCACACCATGGTCGAGTTGCGGGCGCCGGAGGGGGTGGCACTGCTCCGCTTCGAGGACGGGGACCTGCGCCGGTTCCTCTGGGCCAGCTGGCTGACGGTCCCGGAGGGCGAGGAGCACCGTCACTTGGACCCCGACCGCGCGCTGGCCGAGCTCCTTGGCCGGTGA
- the hppD gene encoding 4-hydroxyphenylpyruvate dioxygenase, whose amino-acid sequence MTDIAAESIPAHAGKADPFPVRGMDAVEFAVGNAKQAAHYYSTAFGMRCVAYRGPETGSRETASYVLESGGARFVFTSVVKASTEHGKFLDQHVAEHGDGVIDLAIEVPDVHAAYAYATEHGATGLSEPQELTDEHGTVVLAAIATYGQTRHTLVDRSRYSGPYLPGYVARGPIVEPLKKRNFQAIDHCVGNVELGKMNEWVAFYNRVMGFTNMKEFVGDDIATEYSALMSKVVADGTRKVKFPLNEPAIAKKKSQIDEYLEFYGGPGVQHIALATNDIVHTVRQMRAAGVEFLDTPDSYYDTLGEWVGDTRVPIEELRELKILADRDEDGYLLQIFTKPVQDKPTVFFEMIERHGSMGFGKGNFKALFEAIEREQEKRGNL is encoded by the coding sequence ATGACCGATATCGCCGCTGAGTCCATCCCCGCGCACGCGGGCAAGGCCGACCCCTTCCCGGTGCGGGGGATGGACGCCGTCGAGTTCGCCGTGGGCAACGCCAAGCAGGCCGCGCACTACTACTCCACCGCCTTCGGCATGCGCTGCGTCGCCTACCGCGGCCCGGAGACCGGCTCGCGGGAGACCGCCAGCTACGTCCTGGAGTCCGGCGGCGCCCGCTTCGTGTTCACCTCGGTGGTCAAGGCGAGCACCGAGCACGGCAAGTTCCTCGACCAGCACGTGGCCGAGCACGGTGACGGCGTGATCGACCTGGCGATCGAGGTGCCGGACGTGCACGCCGCCTACGCCTACGCCACCGAGCACGGCGCCACCGGCCTGAGCGAGCCGCAGGAGCTGACCGACGAGCACGGCACCGTGGTGCTGGCCGCGATCGCCACCTACGGCCAGACCCGGCACACCCTGGTCGACCGCTCCCGCTACTCCGGCCCGTACCTGCCCGGCTACGTCGCCCGCGGGCCGATCGTGGAGCCGCTGAAGAAGCGCAACTTCCAGGCCATCGACCACTGCGTGGGCAATGTCGAGCTCGGCAAGATGAACGAGTGGGTGGCGTTCTACAACCGGGTGATGGGCTTCACCAACATGAAGGAGTTCGTCGGCGACGACATCGCCACCGAGTACTCCGCGCTGATGTCCAAGGTGGTCGCGGACGGCACCCGCAAGGTGAAGTTCCCGCTCAACGAGCCGGCCATCGCCAAGAAGAAGTCGCAGATCGACGAGTACCTGGAGTTCTACGGCGGCCCCGGCGTCCAGCACATCGCGCTGGCCACCAACGACATCGTCCACACGGTCCGCCAGATGCGGGCGGCCGGCGTGGAGTTCCTGGACACCCCCGACAGCTACTACGACACCCTCGGCGAGTGGGTCGGCGACACCCGGGTGCCGATCGAGGAGCTGCGCGAGCTGAAGATCCTGGCCGACCGAGACGAGGACGGCTACCTGCTGCAGATCTTCACCAAGCCGGTGCAGGACAAGCCGACGGTCTTCTTCGAGATGATCGAGCGGCACGGCTCGATGGGCTTCGGCAAGGGCAACTTCAAGGCGCTCTTCGAGGCGATCGAGCGCGAGCAGGAGAAGCGCGGCAACCTGTAG
- a CDS encoding type II toxin-antitoxin system death-on-curing family toxin → MSYLYLSAEDILGVAAAACEDMQIVVRDVGLLESAAHRPSAEMFGQEAYPDLFEKAAALLQSLLINHPLFDGNKRTAWLSCVTFLAINGVDLVPDIDAAEKLVIAVATGRTDEIKTISQGLRQLA, encoded by the coding sequence GTGAGCTACCTGTACCTCTCGGCCGAGGACATCCTGGGGGTTGCCGCGGCGGCCTGTGAGGACATGCAGATCGTGGTGCGGGACGTCGGCCTGCTCGAATCCGCGGCACATCGGCCATCGGCGGAGATGTTCGGGCAGGAGGCGTACCCAGACCTGTTCGAGAAGGCCGCGGCTCTGCTGCAGTCGCTCCTGATCAACCATCCGCTCTTCGACGGGAACAAGCGCACTGCCTGGCTCTCCTGCGTGACCTTCCTGGCGATCAACGGGGTCGATCTGGTTCCCGACATCGACGCGGCCGAGAAGCTGGTGATCGCGGTCGCCACCGGCCGGACGGACGAGATCAAGACGATTTCCCAGGGGCTGCGCCAACTGGCCTGA
- a CDS encoding bifunctional lysylphosphatidylglycerol flippase/synthetase MprF translates to MTLQTAVDDGPVTPTPEGRWHRLVRVPLLLLQALREAPLTVALTVALWVIGGLTHSLGAGPPQHLVVQVGVGIPALSAGHWWTPISSLLWCSGIAAYLVTTAILVVIGPAAERRLGVARTVALLVGGQIVGTLVGTGLVRLGIAVGETWTQGLDQQNAVGPGVGLFALAGALSFKLTALWRRRLQLLVLLVPLVMMLYIGHLQSVQRLVGSLFGLAVGALLVRDKGTLRPRRASHNETRVLVALCVAGSAIGPLVASLYRDAFGPFNTFSDLYFSRPPTKDDIDYACSVSADDCAHLKSVLHFFESPGRLMAALIPILLLVLAEGLRRGLRLAWWSVVVVQLLWIALLSWLLNLLLDQAADLGGRAVVWQLVGEALLMPVLVLLLLLVTRRRFDLRLPGRDLWRLGAVIGGTFLASCAAYVGIGWLVRDQYEPDATLRALVKGLPSEFLPPAYNDLVFSYPVAVGGTAQALETYCGLLFWVVALIALLLALRQPWVHEDAADAARARELLTRYGGSTLSFISTWDGNHYWFDERGEAAVPYRVLSSIGLATVALTTGDPFGEPAARERAVGGFARYCDARGWTPCFYSVTTQTLQAGEQLGWRSLQVAEDTVVPLPDLAFTGKKWQDIRTSLNKAKKEGITAEWWSWQTAPLAIRDQIRSISEEWVADKGLPEMGFTLGGLDELTDPAVRVLVAVDRDRTVHGLTSWMPVYQDGRPIGWTLDFMRRRSDGFRGVMEFLIASAALGFKEEGARFLSLSGAPLARADRGREPTTLQKMLDWMGKSLEPVYGFRSLLAFKAKFQPEYRPMYMLYPDPAALPNITRAIGRAYLPHLTASQGVRLMRKLSS, encoded by the coding sequence GTGGCCCTGTGGGTGATCGGCGGGCTGACCCACAGTCTGGGCGCGGGACCGCCGCAGCATCTGGTCGTGCAGGTCGGCGTCGGCATCCCGGCCCTTTCGGCCGGCCACTGGTGGACCCCGATCAGCTCGCTGCTGTGGTGCTCCGGCATCGCCGCCTACCTGGTCACCACCGCCATCCTGGTGGTGATCGGGCCGGCCGCCGAGCGGCGCCTCGGCGTCGCGCGCACCGTGGCGCTGCTGGTCGGCGGGCAGATCGTCGGGACCCTGGTCGGCACCGGCCTGGTCCGGCTCGGCATCGCGGTCGGCGAGACCTGGACCCAGGGGCTGGACCAGCAGAACGCGGTCGGGCCCGGCGTGGGCCTGTTCGCCCTGGCCGGCGCGCTCAGCTTCAAGCTCACCGCGCTCTGGCGCCGCCGCCTGCAGCTGCTGGTGCTGCTGGTGCCGCTGGTGATGATGCTCTACATCGGGCACCTGCAGAGCGTGCAGCGGCTGGTCGGCTCGCTCTTCGGACTGGCCGTCGGCGCCCTGCTGGTCCGCGACAAGGGCACCCTGCGACCGCGCCGCGCCTCGCACAACGAGACCCGGGTGCTGGTGGCGCTCTGCGTGGCCGGCTCGGCGATCGGCCCGCTGGTCGCCTCGCTCTACCGGGACGCCTTCGGCCCCTTCAACACCTTCAGCGACCTCTACTTCTCCCGGCCCCCGACCAAGGACGACATCGACTACGCCTGCTCGGTCTCCGCCGACGACTGCGCCCACCTCAAGTCGGTCCTGCACTTCTTCGAGTCGCCCGGGCGACTGATGGCGGCGCTGATCCCGATCCTGCTGCTGGTGCTGGCCGAGGGGCTGCGCCGCGGCCTGCGGCTGGCCTGGTGGTCCGTGGTGGTGGTGCAGCTGCTCTGGATCGCGCTGCTCAGCTGGCTGCTGAACCTGCTGCTCGACCAGGCCGCCGACCTCGGCGGGCGGGCGGTGGTCTGGCAACTGGTCGGCGAGGCACTGCTGATGCCGGTGCTGGTGCTGCTCCTGCTGCTGGTCACCCGTCGGCGCTTCGACCTGCGGCTGCCCGGGCGGGACCTGTGGCGCCTCGGCGCGGTGATCGGCGGGACCTTCCTGGCCTCCTGCGCGGCCTACGTCGGGATCGGCTGGCTGGTGCGCGACCAGTACGAGCCGGACGCCACGCTGCGCGCGCTGGTCAAGGGCCTGCCCTCGGAGTTCCTGCCGCCGGCCTACAACGACCTGGTGTTCAGCTACCCGGTCGCGGTCGGCGGCACCGCCCAGGCCCTGGAGACCTACTGCGGCCTGCTCTTCTGGGTGGTCGCCCTGATCGCCCTGCTGCTGGCGCTGCGTCAGCCCTGGGTGCACGAGGACGCCGCCGACGCCGCCCGGGCCCGCGAGCTGCTCACCCGGTACGGAGGCTCCACGCTCTCCTTCATCTCCACCTGGGACGGCAACCACTACTGGTTCGACGAACGGGGCGAGGCCGCCGTCCCCTACCGGGTGCTGAGCTCGATCGGGCTGGCCACCGTCGCGCTGACCACCGGCGACCCGTTCGGCGAGCCCGCCGCCCGCGAGCGCGCGGTGGGCGGCTTCGCCAGGTACTGCGACGCCCGCGGCTGGACACCCTGCTTCTACAGCGTCACCACCCAGACCCTGCAGGCCGGCGAGCAGCTCGGCTGGCGCTCGCTGCAGGTGGCGGAGGACACCGTGGTCCCGCTGCCCGACCTGGCCTTCACCGGAAAGAAGTGGCAGGACATCAGGACCTCCCTCAACAAGGCCAAGAAGGAGGGCATCACCGCCGAGTGGTGGAGCTGGCAGACCGCGCCGCTGGCGATCCGCGACCAGATCCGCTCGATCTCCGAGGAGTGGGTGGCCGACAAGGGCCTGCCCGAGATGGGCTTCACGCTCGGCGGCCTGGACGAGCTGACCGACCCGGCGGTGCGGGTGCTGGTCGCCGTCGACCGGGACCGCACCGTGCACGGGCTGACCAGCTGGATGCCGGTCTACCAGGACGGCCGGCCGATCGGCTGGACGCTGGACTTCATGCGCCGGCGCAGCGACGGATTCCGCGGCGTGATGGAGTTCCTGATCGCCTCGGCGGCACTCGGCTTCAAGGAGGAGGGAGCCCGCTTCCTCAGCCTGTCCGGCGCACCGCTGGCCCGGGCCGACCGCGGCCGCGAGCCGACCACGCTGCAGAAGATGCTCGACTGGATGGGCAAGAGCCTGGAGCCGGTCTACGGCTTCCGCTCGCTGCTCGCCTTCAAGGCCAAGTTCCAGCCCGAGTACCGGCCGATGTACATGCTCTACCCCGACCCGGCTGCGCTGCCCAACATCACCCGGGCGATCGGCAGGGCCTACCTGCCGCACCTGACGGCGAGCCAGGGCGTCCGGCTGATGCGCAAGCTCTCCTCCTGA
- a CDS encoding DEAD/DEAH box helicase, with product MSPLFSDAAEPQHAVRTGGASTSSHHLSPAFPGRAPWGTAGKLRAWQQGALDKYIEKQPRDFMAVATPGAGKTTFALTLASYLLHNHLVQQITVVAPTEHLKKQWAEAAARIGIKLDPAYSSGPLSKEYHGIVVTYAGVGVNPMLHRNRTESRKTLVIMDEIHHAGDSKSWGEACFEAFEPATRRLALTGTPFRSDTNPIPFVQYEQDTDGLRKSVADYTYGYGHALADHVVRPVIFLSYSGNMRWRTKSGDELEARLGEPMTKDLIAQAWRTALAPQGEWIPNVLRAADKRLTEVRKAIPDAGGLVIATDQNVARAYAKMIREITGHKATLVLSDEAEASKKISDFAANDDRWMVAVRMVSEGVDVPRLAVGVYATSISTPLFFAQAVGRFVRARKRGETASVFLPSVPMLLGFANEMELQRDHVLDRPKKESEGLFDEEDRLLAEAERANDGPDGAGGEELSYEALGSDAVFDRVLYNAMEFGMQAHPGSEEEEEYLGIPGLLEPDQVHLLLQKRQTRQIQRSKAKPAEEADLLELPAEQRPVVTHQELRDLRKELNGLVAAWHHRTNQPHGTIHNELRRQCGGPLTAQATANQLKARIAKVKEWAR from the coding sequence ATGTCGCCGCTCTTCTCCGACGCCGCCGAGCCGCAGCACGCGGTACGGACGGGCGGGGCGTCGACCTCCTCGCACCACCTGTCGCCGGCGTTCCCGGGCCGTGCCCCGTGGGGGACCGCCGGCAAGCTGCGGGCCTGGCAGCAGGGGGCGCTGGACAAGTACATCGAGAAGCAGCCCCGGGACTTCATGGCGGTCGCCACCCCGGGCGCCGGCAAGACCACCTTCGCCCTCACGCTGGCCTCCTACCTGCTGCACAACCACCTGGTGCAGCAGATCACCGTCGTCGCGCCGACCGAGCACCTGAAGAAGCAGTGGGCGGAGGCGGCCGCGCGGATAGGCATCAAGCTGGACCCGGCGTACTCCTCGGGCCCGCTGTCGAAGGAGTACCACGGCATCGTGGTCACCTACGCGGGCGTGGGCGTCAACCCGATGCTGCACCGCAACCGCACGGAGTCCCGCAAGACGCTGGTGATCATGGACGAGATCCACCACGCCGGCGACTCCAAGTCCTGGGGCGAGGCCTGCTTCGAGGCCTTCGAGCCGGCCACCCGGCGGCTCGCGCTGACCGGTACGCCGTTCCGCTCGGACACCAACCCGATCCCGTTCGTCCAGTACGAGCAGGACACCGACGGGCTGCGCAAGTCGGTCGCCGACTACACCTACGGCTACGGGCACGCGCTGGCCGACCACGTGGTGCGGCCGGTGATCTTCCTCTCGTACAGCGGCAACATGCGCTGGCGGACCAAGTCCGGCGACGAGCTGGAGGCCCGGCTCGGCGAGCCGATGACCAAGGACCTGATCGCCCAGGCCTGGCGCACCGCGCTGGCCCCGCAGGGCGAGTGGATCCCCAATGTGCTGCGAGCGGCCGACAAGCGGCTGACCGAGGTGCGCAAGGCGATCCCGGACGCCGGCGGACTGGTGATCGCCACCGACCAGAACGTGGCCCGCGCCTACGCCAAGATGATCCGCGAGATCACCGGGCACAAGGCCACCCTGGTGCTCTCCGACGAGGCCGAGGCGTCCAAGAAGATCTCCGACTTCGCGGCCAACGACGACCGCTGGATGGTCGCGGTCCGCATGGTGTCGGAGGGCGTCGACGTCCCCCGCCTGGCGGTCGGCGTCTACGCCACCTCGATCTCCACCCCGCTCTTCTTCGCCCAGGCCGTCGGCCGCTTCGTGCGGGCCCGCAAGCGCGGCGAGACCGCCTCCGTCTTCCTGCCGTCCGTCCCGATGCTGCTCGGCTTCGCCAATGAGATGGAGCTGCAGCGCGACCACGTGCTGGACCGGCCGAAGAAGGAGAGCGAGGGCCTCTTCGACGAGGAGGACCGGCTGCTCGCCGAGGCCGAGCGGGCCAACGACGGGCCGGACGGAGCCGGCGGCGAAGAGCTCTCCTACGAGGCGCTGGGCTCGGACGCGGTCTTCGACCGGGTGCTCTACAACGCCATGGAATTCGGCATGCAGGCGCACCCGGGCAGCGAGGAGGAGGAGGAGTACCTCGGCATCCCGGGCCTGCTGGAGCCGGACCAGGTGCACCTGCTGCTGCAGAAGCGCCAGACCCGGCAGATCCAGCGCTCCAAGGCCAAGCCGGCCGAGGAGGCCGATCTGCTGGAGCTGCCGGCCGAGCAGCGCCCGGTGGTGACCCACCAGGAGCTGCGCGACCTGCGCAAGGAGCTGAACGGGCTGGTCGCCGCCTGGCACCACCGGACCAACCAGCCGCACGGCACCATCCACAACGAGCTGCGCCGCCAGTGCGGCGGTCCGCTCACCGCCCAGGCGACCGCCAACCAGCTGAAGGCGCGGATCGCCAAGGTCAAGGAGTGGGCCCGCTAG
- a CDS encoding CopG family transcriptional regulator has product MAMNLRLRDDQAEALKQRAEQEGISMNAIVVKAVDDYLARTAQQALVRETALKQAAKWRELMDRLK; this is encoded by the coding sequence ATGGCAATGAACCTTCGTCTCCGGGACGACCAGGCAGAGGCCCTGAAGCAGCGTGCCGAGCAGGAGGGCATCAGCATGAACGCGATCGTCGTCAAGGCGGTTGACGACTACCTCGCCCGCACCGCCCAGCAGGCCCTGGTGCGCGAGACGGCGCTCAAGCAGGCGGCGAAGTGGCGTGAGCTGATGGATCGGCTGAAGTGA
- a CDS encoding IclR family transcriptional regulator, which translates to MTAETSQTLDRGVRVLKLLADSERGLTVTELAARLAVNRTVVYRLLATLEQHGLVRRDIGGRARVGLGVLRLAHRVHPLLREAALPALRSLAEDLGATAHLTLVDGTEALAVAVVEPSWTDFHVAYRTGLRHPLDESAAGKAILEARKFPGQRRPEQGFVITRAEEQSGASGAAAALVGLSGIEGSVGVVMLNGLVPERVGPRVVEAATEVADALR; encoded by the coding sequence GTGACCGCTGAGACTTCTCAGACCCTTGACCGCGGAGTGCGGGTCCTCAAACTGCTGGCCGACTCCGAGCGCGGCCTGACCGTGACCGAGCTGGCCGCCCGGCTGGCCGTCAACCGCACCGTGGTCTACCGGCTGCTGGCCACCCTGGAACAGCACGGCCTGGTCAGACGCGACATCGGCGGCCGGGCCCGGGTGGGCCTGGGCGTGCTGCGCCTGGCCCACCGGGTGCACCCGCTGCTGCGCGAGGCCGCGCTGCCCGCGCTGCGCAGCCTGGCCGAGGACCTCGGCGCCACCGCCCACCTGACCCTGGTGGACGGCACCGAGGCGCTCGCGGTGGCCGTGGTGGAGCCCAGCTGGACCGACTTCCACGTCGCCTACCGCACCGGCCTGCGCCACCCGCTGGACGAGAGCGCGGCCGGCAAGGCGATCCTGGAGGCCCGCAAGTTCCCCGGCCAGCGGCGGCCGGAGCAGGGCTTCGTGATCACCCGCGCGGAGGAGCAGTCCGGCGCCAGCGGCGCGGCCGCCGCGCTGGTCGGCCTGAGCGGCATCGAGGGCAGCGTCGGCGTGGTGATGCTCAACGGCCTGGTGCCCGAGCGGGTCGGCCCGCGCGTGGTGGAGGCGGCTACCGAGGTGGCGGACGCACTGCGCTAG
- a CDS encoding response regulator transcription factor, with amino-acid sequence MATVLVVEDDPFVRSALIRHLSESGHAVRSVGTALEALREVAQVGCDLVILDLGLPDLDGSEALKMIRGLTNVPVIISTARDDEAEIVRLLNDGADDYLVKPFSGEHLTARMTAVLRRLGGGMAPVAPVLRVGGLTIDVQRREAVLDGRALDLTRREFDLLAFLAARPGVVVPRKEILAEVWRQTYGGDQTIDVHLSWLRRKLGETASNPRYLHTVRGVGVRLEAPAAVPEHRP; translated from the coding sequence ATGGCAACAGTCCTTGTGGTCGAGGACGACCCGTTCGTCCGTTCGGCCCTGATCCGCCACCTGTCCGAGTCCGGGCATGCCGTCCGCAGCGTGGGCACCGCGTTGGAGGCGCTGCGCGAGGTCGCCCAGGTCGGCTGCGACCTGGTGATCCTCGACCTCGGCCTGCCCGACCTGGACGGCAGCGAGGCACTCAAGATGATCCGCGGACTGACCAACGTCCCGGTGATCATCTCCACCGCGCGCGACGACGAGGCCGAGATCGTCCGGCTGCTCAACGACGGCGCGGACGACTACCTGGTCAAGCCGTTCTCCGGCGAGCACCTGACGGCCCGGATGACCGCCGTGCTGCGCCGGCTCGGCGGCGGCATGGCCCCCGTCGCGCCGGTGCTGCGGGTCGGCGGCCTGACGATCGACGTGCAGCGGCGCGAGGCGGTGCTGGACGGCCGGGCGCTGGACCTGACCCGCCGTGAGTTCGACCTGCTCGCCTTCCTGGCCGCCCGCCCCGGGGTGGTGGTGCCGCGCAAGGAGATCCTGGCCGAGGTCTGGCGCCAGACCTACGGCGGCGACCAGACCATCGACGTGCACCTGTCCTGGCTGCGCCGCAAACTCGGCGAGACCGCCTCCAACCCCCGCTACCTGCACACCGTGCGCGGCGTCGGGGTCCGCCTCGAGGCCCCGGCAGCGGTCCCGGAGCACCGGCCGTGA
- a CDS encoding sensor histidine kinase, which produces MRWALVKAAVAGTTMVALAFLIPLGLMVQKTARDRAFTAADRQAAALGPALAITTDQDDLARALASTEAGAQGRIAVHLPPSAGSTVVEGQTVGTARATPADISSAGNEGRALTVQVPGGFARLQPVAVDTTRVAVVEVYVADGDLTRGVSTAWLVLSLVALGLVAVAVLVADRMGARIVGSARRLAGAARALGAGDLAVRVPVEAAQEDGSPAELREAAVAFNAMADRVVHLLAAERELAADLSHRLRTPLTVLRLNAASLGDGDAADATRHAVAQLEREVDQIIRSARRSPGDAPAVTVGCDAAEVIRERVGFWSALAEDEGRSWQLYGLDAPAPVPVQRADLAAAVDALLGNVFRHTAIGTAFSVDVMATENAVIVLVGDAGPGIEDPSAALRRGEGHGGEGSTGLGLDIVRKLAEATGGDLALGRSAGLGGAEIRLRLGTGASLPAQSPRRIGRGRRRSKA; this is translated from the coding sequence TTGCGGTGGGCGCTGGTCAAGGCCGCCGTGGCCGGGACCACCATGGTCGCGCTGGCCTTCCTGATCCCGCTCGGCCTGATGGTGCAGAAGACCGCCCGGGACCGCGCCTTCACCGCGGCCGACCGGCAGGCCGCCGCGCTCGGCCCGGCGCTGGCCATCACCACCGACCAGGACGACCTGGCCCGCGCCCTGGCCAGCACCGAGGCCGGCGCGCAGGGCCGGATCGCGGTCCACCTGCCGCCGTCGGCCGGCAGCACCGTGGTCGAGGGCCAGACCGTGGGCACCGCCCGGGCCACCCCGGCCGACATCTCCAGCGCCGGCAACGAGGGACGGGCGCTGACCGTCCAGGTCCCCGGCGGCTTCGCCCGGCTGCAGCCGGTGGCCGTGGACACCACCCGGGTCGCGGTGGTCGAGGTCTACGTCGCCGACGGCGACCTGACCCGGGGCGTCTCCACCGCCTGGCTGGTGCTCTCGCTGGTCGCGCTGGGCCTGGTCGCCGTCGCGGTGCTGGTGGCCGACCGGATGGGCGCCCGGATCGTCGGCTCGGCCCGCCGACTGGCCGGCGCGGCCCGCGCGCTGGGCGCCGGCGACCTGGCCGTCCGGGTCCCGGTCGAGGCAGCGCAGGAGGACGGAAGCCCGGCCGAACTCCGGGAAGCCGCCGTCGCGTTCAACGCGATGGCCGACCGGGTGGTGCACCTGCTGGCCGCCGAAAGGGAACTGGCCGCCGACCTGTCGCACCGGCTGCGCACCCCGCTGACCGTGCTGCGGCTCAACGCCGCCTCGCTCGGCGACGGCGACGCCGCCGACGCCACCCGGCACGCCGTCGCCCAACTGGAGCGCGAGGTGGACCAGATCATCCGCTCGGCCCGCCGCTCACCCGGCGACGCCCCCGCCGTCACGGTGGGCTGCGACGCCGCCGAGGTGATCCGCGAACGGGTCGGCTTCTGGTCGGCGCTGGCCGAGGACGAGGGCCGGTCCTGGCAGCTCTACGGGCTGGACGCACCCGCGCCGGTGCCGGTGCAGCGCGCCGACCTGGCCGCCGCCGTGGACGCGCTGCTCGGCAACGTCTTCCGGCACACCGCGATCGGCACCGCCTTCTCGGTCGACGTGATGGCCACCGAGAACGCCGTGATCGTGCTGGTCGGGGACGCCGGGCCGGGCATCGAGGACCCGTCGGCCGCGCTGCGCCGGGGCGAGGGCCACGGCGGCGAGGGCTCCACCGGCCTCGGCCTGGACATCGTGCGCAAACTCGCCGAGGCCACGGGTGGTGATCTGGCGCTGGGCCGCTCGGCCGGGCTCGGCGGCGCCGAGATCCGGCTGCGGCTGGGCACCGGGGCGAGCCTGCCCGCCCAGAGCCCGCGACGGATCGGGCGCGGCCGACGGCGTTCGAAGGCCTGA